The Hyphomonadaceae bacterium ML37 genome includes a region encoding these proteins:
- a CDS encoding GAF domain-containing protein, whose protein sequence is MAEAMSTAPEGETREQAYQRLAREIASVVAGETSATARYATAACLLAHAFAPRFFWTGFYVVDPQKPRELVVGPYQGTLGCLRIPFGKGVCGAVAASGETLIVPDVEAFPGHIACDSRSRSEIVVPVFAPDGSLAAVLDVDSTEPDAFDEVDRAGLEAICRALLS, encoded by the coding sequence ATGGCCGAAGCAATGAGCACTGCGCCCGAGGGCGAAACCCGCGAACAGGCCTATCAGCGCCTCGCCCGCGAGATCGCCTCTGTCGTGGCGGGCGAGACCAGCGCCACCGCCCGCTACGCCACGGCGGCCTGCCTTCTGGCGCATGCCTTTGCGCCGCGGTTTTTCTGGACTGGATTCTATGTGGTGGACCCGCAAAAGCCGCGCGAGCTGGTGGTCGGCCCCTATCAGGGCACGCTGGGCTGTCTGCGCATCCCCTTCGGCAAGGGCGTGTGCGGGGCGGTGGCGGCGTCGGGCGAAACGCTGATTGTCCCCGATGTGGAAGCCTTCCCCGGCCATATCGCCTGCGACAGCCGCTCCCGCTCGGAAATCGTGGTGCCGGTGTTTGCGCCCGACGGTTCGCTGGCGGCGGTGCTGGATGTGGATTCCACGGAGCCCGACGCGTTTGACGAAGTGGACCGCGCCGGGCTGGAGGCGATTTGCAGGGCGTTGTTGAGCTGA
- a CDS encoding M3 family metallopeptidase produces the protein MKTYLYLGAAAAVLLLAACNPADDTPPAPDASQTEADAAADAEADAAEDRAEAAQSNPLLAQWDTPHGAPPFSRFQPDHFIPAFEAAMETHRAEIDAIASNPDTPTFDNTMLALENAGADLGRVARVFSNLTSSASNDALDAIQAEMSPRLARHNSAITLNADLFGRIDYLHQRGGEMGLTPEQARLIEVYHENYVRAGAQLEGEDRERFAEIRAELAGLYTLFAQNERRDSELWTLPQTEADLAELPSSIASSARAAGEARDLDTPVITLQRSLVEPFLQQSPNRAHREAAWTAFYNRGNNNNEFDNKDNIRRILELRLELANLLGFETFAHYRTAGTMAGTPDAAQGLMEQVWEPARTRALEEQADIETLMARDGIEDDVMGWDWRYYTEQVRAERYDLDESEVNAYLDLENMIAAQFYVAERLFGVRFTERTDIETYHEDVRVWEVTRADGGEVVGLFYGDYFARPGKRSGAWMSSFRPQNGITGDIPIIINNCNYNRPADGEPALISFTDATTLFHELGHGLHGLLSNTQYPSLAGTSVDRDFVEFHAQVLEHWFAEPEVLERFALHYETGEPMPRELLDRVLEAQTFNEGFSTVEFLNSGLVDMAYHRHTDPTSIDVEAFEAEVLTRYGSPQAIPMRHRSTHFLHVFSGEGYASGYYSYLWAGVLDNDGFDAFVEAGDVFDPETAARLNDVFSSGNTIPAMDNFINFRGREPSVDPLLRSRGFIEAEG, from the coding sequence ATGAAGACCTATCTGTATCTGGGCGCCGCAGCCGCCGTCCTGCTGCTGGCCGCCTGCAATCCCGCCGATGACACCCCGCCTGCGCCGGATGCGTCCCAGACCGAAGCCGACGCCGCGGCCGACGCCGAGGCGGACGCCGCTGAAGACCGCGCCGAAGCCGCCCAGAGCAACCCGCTCCTGGCGCAATGGGACACGCCCCACGGCGCGCCGCCGTTCAGCCGGTTCCAGCCTGACCATTTCATCCCGGCCTTCGAGGCGGCGATGGAGACCCATCGCGCCGAGATCGACGCCATTGCGTCCAATCCCGACACGCCGACCTTTGACAACACCATGCTCGCCCTGGAAAACGCCGGCGCCGATCTTGGCCGCGTGGCGCGCGTGTTCAGCAATCTGACCAGCTCGGCCAGCAATGACGCGCTGGACGCCATTCAGGCGGAGATGAGCCCGCGCCTGGCGCGCCACAACTCTGCCATCACGCTGAACGCCGATCTGTTTGGGCGCATCGACTATCTGCACCAGCGCGGCGGCGAGATGGGCCTGACGCCCGAGCAAGCCCGCCTCATTGAGGTCTATCACGAGAATTACGTGCGCGCCGGCGCCCAGCTGGAAGGCGAGGACCGCGAGCGCTTCGCCGAGATCCGCGCCGAGCTGGCCGGCCTTTACACGCTGTTCGCCCAGAACGAGCGCCGCGACAGCGAGCTGTGGACCCTGCCGCAGACCGAGGCTGACCTCGCCGAGCTGCCCTCCAGCATCGCTTCGTCCGCCCGCGCCGCCGGGGAAGCGCGCGATCTGGATACGCCCGTGATCACGCTGCAGCGCTCGCTGGTCGAGCCCTTCCTGCAGCAATCGCCCAACCGCGCCCATCGCGAGGCGGCCTGGACCGCCTTCTATAACCGCGGCAACAACAACAACGAGTTCGACAACAAGGACAATATCCGCCGCATCCTCGAGCTGCGGCTGGAGCTGGCCAATCTGCTGGGCTTTGAAACCTTCGCTCATTACCGCACCGCGGGCACCATGGCGGGCACGCCGGACGCCGCCCAGGGGCTGATGGAGCAGGTCTGGGAGCCGGCGCGTACGCGCGCTCTGGAAGAGCAGGCCGATATCGAAACCCTGATGGCCCGCGACGGCATTGAAGACGACGTCATGGGCTGGGACTGGCGCTACTACACCGAACAGGTCCGCGCCGAGCGCTATGACCTCGATGAGAGCGAAGTGAACGCCTATCTCGATCTGGAGAATATGATCGCGGCCCAGTTCTACGTGGCCGAGCGCCTGTTCGGCGTGCGCTTCACCGAGCGCACCGATATCGAGACCTATCACGAGGATGTCCGCGTCTGGGAAGTGACGCGCGCGGATGGCGGCGAAGTGGTCGGGCTTTTCTACGGCGATTATTTCGCCCGTCCCGGCAAGCGCTCGGGCGCGTGGATGAGCTCGTTCCGCCCGCAGAACGGCATCACCGGCGACATCCCGATCATCATCAACAACTGCAATTATAACCGTCCCGCCGATGGCGAGCCGGCGCTGATCTCGTTCACCGACGCCACCACCCTGTTCCACGAGCTGGGCCACGGCCTGCACGGCCTGCTGTCCAATACGCAGTACCCGTCACTGGCGGGCACGTCGGTGGACCGCGATTTCGTGGAATTCCACGCCCAGGTGCTCGAGCACTGGTTCGCCGAGCCGGAAGTGCTGGAGCGCTTCGCCCTGCACTATGAAACCGGCGAACCCATGCCGCGCGAGCTGCTGGACCGGGTGCTGGAAGCCCAGACCTTCAATGAAGGCTTCAGCACGGTGGAGTTCCTGAACTCCGGCCTGGTGGACATGGCCTATCACCGCCACACCGACCCCACATCCATCGATGTCGAGGCGTTCGAAGCCGAGGTGCTGACGCGCTATGGCAGCCCGCAGGCCATCCCCATGCGCCACCGCTCCACGCACTTCCTCCACGTCTTCTCCGGTGAAGGCTATGCGTCGGGCTATTACAGCTATCTTTGGGCCGGCGTGCTGGACAATGACGGCTTCGACGCCTTCGTGGAAGCCGGCGACGTCTTCGATCCGGAAACCGCCGCACGTCTCAATGACGTGTTCTCCTCGGGCAACACGATCCCGGCGATGGACAACTTCATCAACTTCCGCGGCCGCGAACCGTCCGTGGACCCCCTGCTGCGCAGCCGCGGCTTTATCGAAGCGGAGGGGTGA
- the queE gene encoding 7-carboxy-7-deazaguanine synthase yields the protein MTYAVKEIFLTVQGEGGQAGRPAVFLRFAGCNLWSGLERDRASAVCRFCDTDFVGTDGVNGAKFATAQALAAKIASLWPGGGIPYVVCTGGEPLLQLDRALIDALHDAGFEIAVETNGTIEAPDGIDWICVSPKSTAPLKQNSGHELKLVYPQADAMPELYVHLDFQEFRLQPMDGPDQMANAQAAYEYCLKHPQWRLSLQTHKWIGAP from the coding sequence ATGACCTACGCGGTCAAGGAAATCTTCCTCACCGTCCAGGGCGAGGGCGGCCAGGCCGGGCGCCCGGCCGTGTTCTTGCGCTTTGCCGGATGTAACCTCTGGAGCGGGCTGGAGCGCGACCGCGCCAGCGCCGTGTGCCGCTTCTGCGACACCGATTTTGTCGGCACCGACGGCGTCAACGGCGCCAAATTCGCCACGGCGCAGGCGCTGGCCGCCAAAATCGCCTCGCTGTGGCCGGGCGGCGGCATTCCCTATGTCGTGTGCACCGGCGGCGAACCGCTCCTTCAGCTGGACCGCGCTCTCATCGATGCGTTGCACGATGCCGGGTTCGAGATTGCGGTGGAGACCAATGGCACCATCGAAGCGCCCGATGGCATTGACTGGATCTGCGTCAGCCCGAAATCCACGGCGCCGCTGAAACAGAATTCAGGCCACGAGCTCAAACTCGTCTACCCGCAGGCCGACGCCATGCCGGAGCTCTACGTCCATCTCGATTTTCAAGAATTCCGCCTGCAGCCCATGGACGGGCCTGACCAGATGGCCAATGCTCAGGCGGCATATGAATACTGCCTCAAGCATCCCCAATGGCGGCTGAGCTTGCAGACGCACAAGTGGATTGGGGCGCCGTAG
- the queC gene encoding 7-cyano-7-deazaguanine synthase QueC, whose protein sequence is MDHGARALVLLSGGQDSAACLAWALARYGHVETIGFTYGQRHSVEMEARQRVREQIAQHFPDWGARLGEDVVVDLAGYGALAESALTRDVAFEMGARGLPNTFVPGRNLVFLTVAGAHAWRRGLSHIITGVCQTDYSGYPDCREDTIEAQARALSLGLDAPVTIETPLMHLTKGETWALAQELGGDALVDLIVEHSHTCYRGVRDVRHEWGYGCGACPACDLRAKGWRDWRGA, encoded by the coding sequence ATGGATCACGGCGCGCGCGCACTGGTGCTCTTGTCGGGCGGACAAGATTCGGCCGCCTGCCTGGCGTGGGCGCTGGCGCGCTATGGTCATGTGGAGACCATCGGCTTCACCTATGGCCAGCGCCACAGCGTCGAGATGGAGGCGCGCCAGCGTGTGCGCGAACAGATCGCGCAACATTTCCCCGACTGGGGCGCGCGGCTGGGCGAGGACGTGGTGGTCGATCTGGCCGGCTATGGCGCCTTGGCCGAGAGCGCGCTGACGCGCGATGTGGCCTTCGAAATGGGCGCGCGGGGCCTGCCCAACACCTTCGTTCCGGGGCGCAATCTGGTCTTCCTGACCGTGGCGGGCGCCCATGCCTGGCGCCGGGGCCTGTCGCATATCATCACCGGCGTGTGCCAGACCGATTATTCCGGCTATCCCGACTGCCGCGAGGACACGATTGAGGCCCAGGCGCGCGCCCTGTCGCTGGGTCTCGATGCGCCGGTGACCATCGAGACGCCGCTGATGCATCTGACCAAGGGCGAAACCTGGGCGCTGGCCCAGGAACTCGGCGGCGACGCGCTGGTGGACCTGATCGTGGAGCACAGCCACACCTGTTATCGCGGCGTGCGCGATGTGCGCCATGAGTGGGGCTATGGCTGCGGCGCCTGCCCGGCGTGCGATCTGCGCGCCAAGGGCTGGCGCGACTGGCGCGGCGCATGA
- a CDS encoding divalent-cation tolerance protein CutA: MTGSAMGLLYTTWPDAQSAESAAEAVLAEGLCACANILGESRSLFRWEGEMRREREIIALFKTSPGKAARLAERLARLHPYDEPCVIALTVDEAGSAPGFLAWVRGEVGSRPG; encoded by the coding sequence ATGACCGGCAGCGCAATGGGCCTGCTCTACACCACCTGGCCGGACGCGCAGAGCGCCGAAAGCGCCGCCGAGGCGGTGCTCGCCGAAGGGCTTTGCGCCTGCGCCAACATACTGGGCGAAAGCCGCTCGCTGTTCCGGTGGGAGGGCGAGATGCGGCGCGAGCGCGAGATCATCGCCCTGTTCAAGACCTCGCCCGGCAAGGCGGCCAGGCTCGCCGAACGGCTGGCCCGCCTGCACCCGTATGACGAGCCCTGCGTGATCGCCCTGACCGTGGACGAGGCCGGCAGCGCGCCCGGCTTTCTGGCCTGGGTGCGCGGCGAGGTCGGCTCGCGGCCCGGCTGA
- a CDS encoding ATP-binding protein, producing the protein MGMQADRAVEREDDISLRMRDARLRLIARSGLASGPLNVLNSGLLAVFLAGGVNPWILGAWLAAVVVVSAARMVVLLPARKPGRALSRRMMAMFIVLSCAMGALWGAAPWMVGEGASPYALTAALVFIAGMTAGSALTSAAAPSAVLAYNAPAILISAANLLFMGGFFGFLFAGVLTLFLVVTFKLARTFSATLTDAVRSNFDLEEARRQTEAQAAAMTRLAEHNDLAARRAEDQARANAAVLANMSHELRTPLNGVLGMAHLLEEAGLEGEPARMAARVRESGQSLARMLGDVVDVARIEAGHVELNMEDMTAQSLGERIRRAAEPEAAQKGLMLTVGFEGETDRALRADSGRLFQIAQIFVSHALRTTSEGGLDVTVRTQLDAAGAARLRVTVRDTGEGVPDSARTRLFDSLAQDSVDPYIRANGAGLGLHLAKRLAGLMQGRVGYEPGPAQEGSVFWFEVTLPVSCKADRYADGETFSLTNRRLRMLVAERDPARRSVLLGYLKSFNCVVTCVGSSTELVSVLGAAAYDSVVVGLSLDDCEPEDACDDVRSLASTAAMTPVVRLVRDLETPVQTGAAETLVRAPVSAENLKAALVEALASDLAASATLRRIA; encoded by the coding sequence ATGGGTATGCAGGCAGACCGCGCCGTCGAGCGCGAGGATGACATCTCCTTGAGAATGCGCGACGCGCGGCTTCGGCTGATCGCGCGCAGCGGGCTGGCCTCCGGGCCCTTGAACGTCCTCAATTCCGGCTTGCTGGCGGTGTTCCTCGCTGGCGGGGTGAACCCCTGGATACTGGGCGCGTGGCTGGCTGCGGTGGTTGTGGTGTCGGCGGCGCGCATGGTGGTGCTGCTGCCCGCGCGCAAGCCGGGCCGGGCGCTGAGCCGGCGCATGATGGCCATGTTCATCGTCCTCTCGTGCGCCATGGGCGCCCTGTGGGGCGCCGCGCCGTGGATGGTGGGCGAGGGGGCCTCGCCTTACGCGCTGACGGCGGCGCTGGTCTTCATTGCTGGCATGACGGCGGGCTCGGCCCTGACTTCAGCCGCGGCGCCGTCCGCCGTGCTGGCCTATAACGCCCCGGCCATTCTCATCAGTGCCGCCAACCTGCTGTTTATGGGCGGCTTCTTCGGCTTCCTGTTCGCCGGCGTCCTGACCTTGTTCCTGGTGGTGACGTTCAAGCTGGCGCGCACCTTCTCGGCGACGCTGACCGACGCCGTGCGCAGCAATTTCGATCTTGAAGAGGCCCGCCGCCAGACCGAGGCGCAGGCGGCAGCCATGACGCGTCTGGCCGAACACAATGACCTGGCCGCGCGCCGTGCTGAAGACCAGGCGCGGGCCAACGCCGCCGTGCTGGCCAATATGAGCCATGAGCTGCGCACGCCGCTCAACGGGGTATTGGGCATGGCGCATTTGCTGGAAGAAGCCGGGCTTGAAGGCGAGCCGGCGCGCATGGCCGCGCGGGTTCGCGAATCCGGCCAGTCGCTGGCGCGCATGCTGGGCGATGTGGTGGACGTGGCGCGCATCGAGGCGGGCCATGTGGAGCTGAATATGGAGGACATGACGGCCCAGTCGCTGGGCGAACGCATCCGCCGCGCCGCCGAACCGGAAGCCGCGCAGAAGGGCCTCATGCTGACGGTGGGCTTTGAGGGCGAGACCGACCGGGCGCTGCGCGCCGATTCAGGGCGCTTGTTCCAGATCGCCCAGATTTTCGTGTCCCATGCCCTGCGCACCACCAGCGAGGGCGGCCTGGATGTGACGGTGCGCACCCAGCTGGATGCGGCGGGGGCCGCGCGCCTGCGCGTCACTGTGCGCGATACCGGCGAGGGCGTGCCGGACTCGGCGCGCACGCGCCTGTTTGATTCTCTGGCCCAGGACAGTGTTGATCCGTACATCCGCGCCAATGGCGCCGGGCTGGGTCTGCACCTGGCCAAACGCCTGGCCGGGCTGATGCAGGGCCGGGTCGGCTATGAACCGGGACCGGCGCAGGAAGGCTCGGTGTTCTGGTTCGAGGTTACCTTGCCCGTGTCGTGCAAGGCTGACCGCTACGCCGATGGCGAGACCTTCAGCCTGACCAATCGCCGCCTGCGCATGCTGGTCGCCGAGCGCGATCCGGCCCGCCGCTCGGTGCTGCTGGGCTATCTCAAATCCTTCAACTGCGTGGTGACCTGTGTCGGCTCCAGCACCGAACTGGTGTCGGTGCTGGGCGCGGCGGCCTATGACTCGGTCGTCGTGGGCCTCAGCCTGGATGACTGTGAACCCGAAGACGCGTGCGATGATGTGCGCTCTCTGGCCTCCACCGCCGCGATGACGCCGGTGGTGCGCCTGGTGCGCGATCTGGAGACGCCGGTGCAGACCGGGGCGGCGGAAACGCTGGTGCGCGCGCCGGTGTCGGCGGAGAATCTCAAAGCGGCTCTGGTCGAGGCGCTGGCCAGTGATCTGGCGGCCTCGGCCACGCTGCGCCGGATCGCCTGA
- a CDS encoding DUF3299 domain-containing protein — translation MIRALLAALVLFALPLAGCGGDDAPQADGALANLVPVDPDAPAELISWPDLIPDDELDAWEALNEGRRDPSLMSRFLAEGLVEGQVGSFNVVEDLDGLVVRMPGYLLPLDYVERGSAREFLFLPYHGACIHSPAPPPNQIVYLRSIEPIAFNALWDPVWVEGRMQLERVDTELAAIAYSMTVRSVEPYRGGRPR, via the coding sequence ATGATACGAGCCCTGCTCGCCGCCCTCGTCCTGTTCGCCCTGCCCCTGGCCGGGTGCGGCGGCGATGATGCGCCGCAGGCGGACGGCGCACTCGCGAATCTGGTTCCGGTGGATCCTGACGCGCCGGCCGAACTGATCAGCTGGCCCGATCTGATCCCGGATGACGAGCTGGATGCCTGGGAGGCGCTCAACGAGGGCCGGCGCGACCCGTCGCTCATGAGCCGCTTTCTCGCAGAGGGGCTGGTGGAGGGCCAGGTCGGCTCGTTCAATGTGGTGGAGGATCTCGACGGGCTGGTGGTGCGCATGCCCGGCTACTTGCTGCCGCTGGACTATGTCGAGCGCGGATCCGCCCGCGAGTTTCTGTTCCTGCCCTATCACGGCGCCTGCATCCACTCGCCCGCGCCGCCGCCCAACCAGATCGTTTATCTGCGCTCCATCGAACCCATTGCGTTCAACGCTCTGTGGGATCCGGTCTGGGTGGAAGGGCGCATGCAGCTCGAACGCGTGGATACCGAGCTCGCCGCCATCGCCTATTCCATGACCGTGCGCTCGGTGGAGCCGTATCGCGGCGGACGCCCGCGCTGA
- the def gene encoding peptide deformylase — MTVHPILTVPDPRLKLVSKPVAGVDDELRTLMDDMVETMYAADGIGLAAIQIGVAKRVIVMDLSDARNEPRYFVNPVITPLTEELKPYSEGCLSVPEIYDEVERPVRVQINYLDYDGAPREEIAEDLFAVCIQHEMDHLEGVVFIDYLSRLKRERAVRRVQKMMKSKGEAA; from the coding sequence ATGACCGTACACCCGATCCTCACTGTTCCCGATCCGCGCCTCAAACTGGTGTCAAAGCCGGTGGCGGGCGTCGATGATGAATTGCGCACGCTGATGGATGACATGGTGGAGACCATGTACGCCGCCGACGGCATTGGCCTGGCGGCGATCCAGATCGGCGTGGCCAAGCGCGTGATCGTCATGGACCTGTCTGATGCCCGCAATGAGCCGCGTTATTTCGTCAATCCAGTCATCACGCCACTGACAGAGGAACTGAAACCCTATTCGGAGGGTTGTCTCTCTGTGCCGGAGATTTATGACGAGGTTGAACGTCCCGTGCGAGTGCAAATCAACTATCTCGATTATGACGGGGCGCCGCGCGAGGAGATCGCTGAAGATCTGTTCGCCGTGTGCATTCAGCACGAAATGGATCATCTCGAAGGCGTGGTCTTTATCGACTACCTGTCCCGGCTCAAGCGCGAGCGCGCTGTCCGCCGCGTTCAGAAGATGATGAAATCCAAAGGGGAGGCCGCCTGA
- a CDS encoding GNAT family N-acetyltransferase — MRLFETPLSELSARDRDAWRALALAQGKLISPYLMPEFADMIQTERRDVRVVIAEENGAPVGFFACHVGADGVVRPVGAPLSDYQGFAGRPGLQVSEDALLRTLGARSLVYENWFGAAPGKVSARGGSAVIDLSGGAQAWFAGRRDLHRSHFKKMDQRRRKAEREFGEMRVVFGDPLGERFATLKAWKSAQYRASGLLDLFDVSWIDAVLAGTAARAFGPFRGLVASLYLGEELAAVEMGMAAGGVYHSWIPAYDPRFASVSPGLLLLHGILDQAGAMGIDRVDLGRGEQAYKTYYTDYETPLSAGRALRPGVAAAGAGLWAMAEAATSILPEPLASAPVRLRRRWAHTAAIEPDLSGRVRRMAGAFAYAPRRLAAAG, encoded by the coding sequence ATGCGTCTGTTTGAGACACCGCTTAGCGAGTTGAGCGCCCGCGATCGCGACGCCTGGCGGGCTCTGGCCCTGGCCCAGGGCAAGCTGATCAGCCCTTACCTCATGCCCGAGTTCGCTGACATGATCCAAACCGAGCGCCGCGATGTGCGCGTGGTGATCGCCGAAGAGAACGGCGCGCCGGTGGGGTTTTTCGCCTGCCATGTGGGGGCCGATGGCGTGGTGCGACCCGTAGGGGCGCCGCTCTCGGACTATCAGGGTTTCGCTGGGCGCCCCGGCCTTCAGGTGAGCGAGGATGCGCTGCTGCGCACGCTGGGGGCGCGCAGCCTGGTCTATGAAAACTGGTTCGGGGCCGCGCCGGGCAAGGTCAGCGCGCGCGGCGGGTCGGCCGTGATTGATCTGTCGGGCGGCGCGCAGGCCTGGTTCGCGGGGCGCCGGGATTTGCACCGTTCGCATTTCAAGAAAATGGACCAGCGCCGCCGCAAGGCCGAGCGCGAGTTTGGCGAGATGCGCGTGGTGTTCGGCGATCCGCTGGGCGAGCGCTTCGCGACGCTGAAAGCCTGGAAAAGCGCGCAATACCGCGCCTCGGGACTGCTCGACCTGTTCGATGTGAGCTGGATCGATGCGGTGCTGGCGGGCACGGCGGCGCGCGCCTTCGGGCCGTTCCGCGGCCTGGTGGCCTCGCTCTATCTGGGCGAAGAGCTGGCGGCGGTGGAGATGGGCATGGCCGCGGGCGGCGTCTATCACTCCTGGATCCCGGCCTATGATCCGCGCTTCGCCAGCGTGTCCCCGGGCCTCCTCCTGCTGCACGGCATACTGGATCAGGCGGGAGCGATGGGGATTGACCGCGTTGATCTGGGGCGCGGCGAACAGGCCTACAAGACCTATTACACCGACTATGAAACCCCGCTCAGCGCCGGGCGCGCCTTGCGTCCCGGCGTCGCCGCCGCCGGCGCCGGCCTGTGGGCCATGGCCGAAGCCGCCACTTCCATCCTGCCAGAGCCGCTGGCCAGCGCGCCGGTGCGTCTGCGCCGGCGCTGGGCGCACACCGCCGCCATTGAACCGGACCTCTCCGGCCGGGTTCGGCGCATGGCCGGCGCGTTCGCCTATGCCCCGCGGCGCCTGGCGGCGGCGGGCTGA
- a CDS encoding PQQ-dependent sugar dehydrogenase codes for MRHLATASAIALMIAAPALADEVYESEQASFTVETVAQGLEFPWSIEFLPGGAMLVTEREGRLRVIEADGSLRAEPVTGLPEDLIVIRQGGLMDVRIAPDFDTTRHVYFSYAQGTEGANGTALARGVLNADMSALEDVEVLFRANIDKAAGFHFGGRILFNEDDTLFLTLGDGGRTPQEAQDPSNHLGTVVRLHLDGSIPADNPQIENAAQGAFSFGHRNVQGIDRNPATGSVWTTEHGPRGGDEINILQPGVNFGWPTVTYGINYNGSVITEERDRPEFEPPIWYWRPSIAPAGMAFYTGDAFEHWQGDLFHAALAGTVLQRMEISGDRVIGVEDLLTDREQRYRDVRTGPDGAIYLLVDDIDGEVIRLVPAE; via the coding sequence ATGCGTCACCTCGCCACCGCCAGCGCCATCGCCCTCATGATCGCCGCCCCGGCCCTCGCCGACGAGGTGTACGAGAGCGAGCAGGCGAGCTTCACCGTTGAGACGGTGGCTCAAGGCCTGGAATTTCCCTGGTCCATCGAATTCCTGCCCGGCGGGGCCATGCTGGTCACCGAGCGCGAGGGGCGGCTGCGCGTGATCGAAGCGGACGGCAGCCTGCGCGCCGAGCCGGTCACGGGTCTGCCCGAGGACCTGATCGTCATCCGGCAGGGCGGTCTGATGGATGTGCGCATCGCGCCGGACTTTGACACCACCCGCCATGTCTATTTCAGCTATGCGCAAGGCACGGAAGGGGCCAACGGCACGGCGCTGGCGCGCGGCGTGCTGAACGCCGACATGAGCGCGCTGGAGGATGTGGAAGTCCTGTTCCGCGCCAATATCGACAAGGCCGCCGGCTTTCACTTCGGCGGGCGCATCCTGTTCAATGAGGACGATACGCTTTTCCTGACGCTGGGCGATGGCGGCCGCACCCCGCAAGAAGCCCAGGACCCGTCCAATCATCTGGGCACGGTGGTGCGCCTCCATCTCGACGGCTCGATCCCCGCCGACAATCCGCAGATCGAAAACGCCGCGCAGGGCGCGTTCAGCTTCGGCCACCGCAATGTCCAGGGCATTGACCGCAATCCGGCCACCGGATCGGTCTGGACAACCGAGCACGGGCCGCGTGGCGGCGACGAAATCAACATCCTCCAGCCCGGCGTGAATTTCGGCTGGCCGACCGTAACCTATGGCATCAACTACAATGGCTCGGTGATCACCGAAGAGCGCGACCGCCCCGAATTCGAGCCGCCGATCTGGTACTGGCGCCCGTCCATCGCCCCGGCCGGCATGGCCTTCTACACCGGGGACGCCTTCGAACACTGGCAGGGCGATCTGTTCCACGCCGCGCTGGCCGGCACAGTCCTCCAGCGCATGGAAATCAGCGGCGACCGCGTGATCGGGGTCGAAGACCTGCTCACCGACCGTGAACAGCGCTACCGCGACGTGCGCACCGGCCCGGACGGGGCGATCTATCTGCTGGTCGACGATATCGACGGCGAAGTCATCCGGCTGGTCCCGGCGGAGTAG
- a CDS encoding tetratricopeptide repeat protein: protein MKHLHAVLLACLLAGAAAPLAHAQIVMGASQADACYRAVEAGDRGRTSTLAQCESALDDARLTQRDRAATHNNLGILFHRAGRPDEALAQFDRALAINSDHAAFWHNRGVALMGAQEFPDAVTHFTRALELDFGSPAHALYNRALSREQTGDLAGAYHDLRAALDADPGFALARDELNRFVVEPSG from the coding sequence ATGAAACATCTTCACGCCGTTCTCCTCGCATGTCTGCTGGCGGGGGCCGCCGCGCCGCTGGCCCACGCCCAGATCGTCATGGGCGCCAGCCAGGCCGACGCCTGTTACCGGGCTGTGGAGGCGGGGGATCGCGGGCGAACGTCCACGCTCGCCCAATGTGAAAGCGCGTTGGACGATGCGCGCCTGACCCAGCGCGACCGCGCGGCCACCCACAATAATCTCGGCATATTGTTTCACCGCGCGGGCCGCCCGGACGAGGCGCTGGCCCAGTTCGACCGGGCGCTGGCGATCAATTCAGATCACGCCGCCTTTTGGCACAATCGCGGCGTGGCGCTCATGGGCGCGCAGGAATTTCCAGACGCGGTCACGCACTTCACCCGCGCCCTCGAACTCGATTTCGGATCGCCTGCCCACGCCCTGTACAACCGCGCCCTGTCGCGCGAGCAGACCGGCGATCTGGCGGGCGCCTATCACGATCTGCGCGCCGCCCTCGACGCCGATCCCGGCTTTGCGCTGGCCCGCGACGAGCTGAACCGGTTCGTGGTGGAGCCGTCGGGGTAG